From a region of the Ammospiza nelsoni isolate bAmmNel1 chromosome 24, bAmmNel1.pri, whole genome shotgun sequence genome:
- the ZW10 gene encoding centromere/kinetochore protein zw10 homolog: protein MAARAGSLVAAVLAHSGRLDKEHLGARVGRLSRRVEELKGEVCTMINKKYSEFLPSMQSAEDLVAQVEGLSSNIDLLKAGIENEVQRDLNVAVAEFTELKQQLERDTLVLSVLKKLQEFDTTIKECNSALQEKQYVAAAQQLEKARSSLRSLESRRGFELKILKALGTELTVQTQNMIYHLGEEWQKLIVWKLPPSKGSSSLEALVLSELHLHTVPPQDEDTAVPPVAAVLQALAVLGELHSKLKDFGHLLLQYILKPLISHPSLEPVPEEQPDVFILRFRSQELALDESSPMEVFEKIKLVFEVLHKYLLNVPLEQPGEGRITLAELLGELIWEELSDCLIHNCLVNSIPTKSSKLEQYKEVIESTEEFEKALKKMQFLKEDTTALLKYACNVDSHFANKKCQDVIMAARNLMTSEIHNTVKITPDSSIALPELPDPGSGDHMKLPRACSLVPNGTVSVGTESRLSPLTLCLPCCRISCSVQQLVELAYHTLLEATASTDLCCVQLFDCVRNIFQLFYEVVPTYHRENLQKLPQLAAIHHNNCMYIAHHLLTLGHQFRYRSTSVLSNGAATFVDLVPAFRRLGMECFLAQMRVQKGEILERLSSARNFSNMDDEENYCAANKAIKQVLHQLRRLGMVWQDVLPVNVYCKAMGALLNTALAEIVTRIAALEDISAEDADRLYSLCRIMVEEGPQVFTPLLEEDKNKKYQEEVPVYVQKWMTFKELMIILQANLQEIVDQWADGKGPLAEEFSAAEVKSLIRALFQNTERRAAALAKIK, encoded by the exons ATGGCGGCGCGGGCGGGCTCGTTGGTGGCGGCCGTGCTGGCGCACTCGGGCCGGCTGGACAAGGAGCACCTGGGGGCTCGCGTCGGGCGCCTCTCCCGCCGCGTCGAGGAGCTCAAG GGAGAGGTGTGCACCATGATCAACAAGAAGTACAGCGAGTTCCTGCCCAGCATGCAGAGCGCAGAGGACCTGGTGGCGCAGGTGGAGGGGCTGTCCAGCAACATCGACCTGCTCAAGGCGGGCATCGAGAACGAG GTCCAGCGAGATCTAAACGTGGCTGTTGCTGAGTTCACagagctgaagcagcagctggagagggacacGCTGGTCCTGAGTGTCCTGAAAAAGCTGCAGGAG TTTGACACAACTATCAAGGAGTGCaactctgccctgcaggagaagcagtacgtggcagcagctcagcagctggagaag GCACGGAGCAGCCTCAGGAGCCTGGAGTCCCGCAGGGGCTTTGAGCTGAAGATCCTGAaggccctgggcacagagctcacagTGCAGACACAGAACATGATCTACCACCTCGGGGAGGAGTGGCAGAAGCTCATTGTGTGGAAGCTTCCCCCTTCCAAAG ggagcagcagcctggaggcCCTGGTGCTCTCGGAGCTGCACTTGCACACGGTGCCACCCCAGGACGAGGACACTGCTGTGCCCCCcgtggctgctgtgctgcaggccctggctgtcctgggagagctgcactCCAAGCTCAAAGACTTTG gCCACTTGTTGTTGCAGTACATCCTGAAGCCTCTGATCTCACACCCATCTCTGGAGCCagtcccagaggagcagccagaTGTGTTCATCCTGAGGTTCAGGTCCCAGGAGCTTGCTCTGGACGAGTCCTCTCCCATGGAGGTGTTTGAGAAGATCAAGCTGGTGTTTGAAGTTCTGCACAAATACCTGCTAA ATGTgcctctggagcagcctggggaaggcagaatcaccctggcagagctgctgggggaaCTCATCTGGGAGGAGCTCTCAGACTGCCTCATCCACAACTGCCTGGTGAACTCCATCCCAACCAAAAGCAGCAAACTGGAGCAGTACAAAGAG GTGATCGAATCCACAGAGGAGTTTGAGAAGGCCCTGAAGAAGATGCAGTTTCTGAAGGAAGACACAACTGCCCTGCTGAAATATGCCTGCAACGTGGATTCCCACTTTGCCAACAAGAAGTGCCAGGATGTGATCATGGCAGCCAGGAACCTGATGACCTCAGAAATACACAACACTGTCAAG ATCACACCTGATTCCAGCATAGccctcccagagctccctgatCCTGGCTCAGGAGACCACATGAAgctgcccagagcctgcagcctggTGCCCAATGGCACAGTGAGTGTGGGCACTgagagcaggctgagccccctgacgctgtgcctgccctgctgccgcATCAGCTGCTCCGTGCAGCAGCTCGTGGAGCTGGCTTACCACACCCTGCTGGAGGCCACAGCCAGCACTGACCTCTG ctgtgtgcagctctTTGACTGTGTCAGGAACATCTTCCAGCTCTTCTATGAGGTGGTGCCCACATACCACAG GGAGAACCTGCAGAAGCTGCCCCAGCTGGCTGCCATCCACCACAACAACTGCATGTACATCGCCCACCACCTGCTGACCCTGGGCCACCAGTTCCGCTACCGCAGCACCAGCGTGCTCAGCAACGGGGCTGCCACCTTCGTGGACCTGGTGCCTGCCTTCAGGAGGCTGG GGATGGAGTGTTTTCTGGCCCAGATGCGAGTGCAGAAGGGAGAAATCCTGGAGAGGCTCTCGAGTGCCAGGAACTTTTCCAACATGGATGATGAGGAGAATTACTGTGCAGCAAATAAAGCCATAAAGCAG GTGCTGCACCAGCTGAGGAGGCTGGGCATGGTGTGGCAGGATGTGCTCCCTGTGAACGTGTACTGCAAGGCCATGGGGGCCCTCCTGaacacagccctggcagagaTTGTCACCAGGATTGCTGCCCTGGAG GATATCTCTGCAGAGGATGCAGACAGGCTGTACTCACTCTGCAGGATCATGGTGGAGGAGGGACCCCAAGTTTTCACCCCTCTGCTTGAAGAGGACAAAAACAAGAAATACCAAGAGGAAGTTCCAGTCTATGTGCAGAAGTGGATGACATTCAAGGAGCTGATGATCATCCTGCAGGCCAACCTCCAAGAAATTGTGGATCA GTGGGCAGATGGCAAGGGGCCTCTGGCAGAGGAGTTTTCAGCAGCTGAGGTGAAGAGTCTGATCCGAGCCTTGTTCCAGAAcacagagaggagagcagcagccctggccaaGATCAAGTGA
- the LOC132083619 gene encoding T-cell surface glycoprotein CD3 gamma chain-like: MPGGKALSAWGLLASLALASWGVRGQIFVKEFSGKVFLECVRSQGKNITWWRDGSPVGHEAQLDLSGVYDDPRGLYTCETGDQKNSLQVHYRMCQNCIEVDAPTISGIVVADLVATLLLAVAVYCISGHDRGHTSRASDKQNLISNELYQPLGEREEDQYSRLAPARARR; encoded by the exons ATGCCGGGGGGAAAGGCTCTGagtgcctgggggctgctggccagcctggccctggccaGCTGGGGGGTCCGAG GGCAGATATTCGTGAAGGAATTCAGCGGGAAGGTGTTCCTGGAGTGTGTGAGGAGCCAAGGCAAGAACATCACGTGGTGGAGAGATGGGAGCCCTGTTGGGCACGAGGCACAGCTGGACCTGAGCGGGGTTTATGACGACCCCAGGGGCCTCTACACGTGTGAGACAGGAGACCAGAAGAACAGCCTCCAGGTGCACTACCGCA TGTGCCAGAACTGCATCGAGGTGGACGCTCCCACCATCTCGGGCATCGTCGTCGCCGACCTGGTGGCCACgctgctcctggcagtggcCGTGTACTGCATCAGTGGCCATGACAGGGGACACACCTCGCGAG ccTCTGACAAGCAGAACCTGATCTCCAACGAGCTCTACCAG cccctgggagAGCGGGAGGAGGATCAGTACAGCCGGCTGGCTCCCGCCCGTGCGcgcaggtga
- the LOC132083615 gene encoding T-cell surface glycoprotein CD3 epsilon chain: MRLEQCLPLLGLLLCAVGTTAQQDEELEEQFLVEISGTTVTITCPLDDKNIQWELSGKTQDTKESKFIIKDHDSSPANLSCSLGHAKHHLYLNAKVCATCEELDALMVAGIITADLLITLGVLILVYYFSKGRKGRASSAGDSRPRGPKMQRPPPVPNPDYEPIRKGQREVYAGLAPRAI; encoded by the exons ATGAGGCTGgagcagtgcctgcccctcctggggctcctgctGTGTGCAG TTGgcaccacagctcagcagg atgAAGAACTGGAGG AGCAATTCCTGGTGGAGATTTCTGGCACCACGGTGACCATCACGTGTCCCTTGGACGACAAGAACATCCAGTGGGAGCTGTCTGGGAAAACCCAGGACACCAAGGAGAGCAAGTTCATTATAAAGGACCACGACAGCTCCCCTGCcaacctcagctgctccttgggaCACGCGAAGCATCATCTGTACCTGAATGCCAAAG TTTGTGCCACCTGCGAGGAGCTGGACGCCCTGATGGTGGCAGGGATCATCACTGCAGACCTCCTCATCACCCTGGGCGTGCTGATCCTGGTCTATTACTTCAGCAAGGGCAGGAAGGGAcgagccagctctgctggggacagccGGCCACGAG GTCCAAAGATGCAGCGgcctccccctgtccccaacCCGGACTATGAG CCCATCCGGAAGGGGCAGCGGGAGGTGTATGCAGGCCTGGCCCCCAGGGCCATCTGA
- the MPZL2 gene encoding myelin protein zero-like protein 2, which yields MRAWLRAALVLGAQLRALWLAAAVEVHTAKEVVAVNGTNQRLKCTFSSSSPVSQQLSVSWNFQPEDLSAHEPVFYYLKEPYQPPSGRFKDRVTWDGNIERHDVSIMVWNLKPSDNGTFTCQVTNWPDVYGTIGEVRLRVVQKVSFSEIHFLAVAIGSASGLMIIVVIAVIICRQHRRKARDRRAEAAEAADSERKEKESLKMGEKKESIPLED from the exons ATGCGCGCCTGGCTGCGCGCTGCGCTCGTCCTTGGGGCGCAGCTCCGAG CGCTGTGGCTGGCGGCAGCAGTGGAAGTTCACACTGCCAAGGAGGTGGTGGCCGTGAACGGCACCAACCAGCGGCTGAAATGcaccttctccagcagcagccccgtgAGCCAGCAGCTGTCCGTGAGCTGGAACTTCCAGCCCGAGGACCTGAGCGCCCACGAGCCG GTATTTTACTACCTGAAGGAGCCCTACCAGCCCCCCTCGGGAAGGTTTAAGGACCGAGTCACCTGGGATGGGAACATTGAGCGCCACGACGTTTCCATCATGGTCTGGAACCTGAAGCCCAGTGACAACGGGACCTTCACCTGCCAGGTGACAAACTGGCCAGACGTCTATGGCACCATCGGGGAGGTGCGGCTCCGGGTTGTGCAGAAAG TGAGCTTCTCAGAAATCCATTTCCTGGCCGTGGCCATCGGCTCTGCCTCTGGGCTGATGATCATCGTGGTGATAGCCGTGATCATCTGCCGGCAGCACCGCAGGAAGGCGCGAGACAGGAGGGCGGAGGCGGCCGAGGCGGCGGACAGCGAGCG TAAAGAAAAGGAGAGCCTGAAGatgggggaaaagaaggaatccATTCCATTGGAAGATTAA